A genomic segment from Bosea sp. OAE506 encodes:
- a CDS encoding benzoate-CoA ligase family protein: MTFLRSGHIDSFPRDNLPPPEQWPAIDLAGAGLSYPERLNAVSVLVDEHVAQGRGDRPAIIGDHFTWSYRDLAERIDRIAHVLTRDLGLVAGHRVLLRAANTPMMVAAYLAVIKAGGVVVATMPMLRAGELVYPLRKAKIALALCDHRLMAELEGAQRQVPELARIVAFGAEGCELETLMAQPGYDRFEAVDTASDDVCLIGFTSGTTGEPKGTMHFQRDLLVICDTYAAKVLKASPEDRFIGSAPLAFTFGLGGIVLFPFWIGAAAVLPDRTAPADLLDAIERHKASVIFTAPTAYRAVLDKLDGRDISSLRICVSAGETLPKPVFDAWLAKTGLKLMDGIGATEMLHIFIAAPLEAIRPGSTGLPVPGYEAKIIDPEGRDVPDGTPGRLAVRGPIGCRYLADARQKAYVQDGWNVTGDTYIRDADGYFWYQARSDDMIVSSGYNIAGPEVEACLLAHPDVMECGVVGAPCPERGHIVKAYVVLREGVVGDAAMLKTLQDHVKAAIAPYKYPRAIDFVTALPKTASGKLQRFALRQMAQDEA; this comes from the coding sequence ATGACATTCCTGCGCTCCGGCCATATCGACAGTTTTCCGCGCGACAACCTGCCACCGCCGGAGCAATGGCCGGCGATCGACCTCGCCGGGGCCGGGCTGAGCTATCCGGAGCGGCTGAACGCGGTCAGCGTTCTGGTCGACGAGCATGTCGCGCAGGGGCGCGGCGACCGGCCGGCGATCATCGGCGACCACTTCACCTGGAGCTATCGCGACCTCGCCGAGCGGATCGACCGCATCGCCCATGTGCTGACGCGCGATCTCGGGCTGGTGGCGGGCCATCGCGTGCTGCTGCGTGCGGCCAACACGCCGATGATGGTCGCGGCCTATCTCGCCGTGATCAAGGCGGGCGGAGTCGTCGTCGCGACCATGCCGATGCTGCGGGCGGGTGAGCTGGTCTATCCGCTGCGCAAGGCCAAGATCGCGCTGGCGCTGTGCGACCACCGCCTGATGGCCGAGCTGGAGGGCGCCCAGCGCCAGGTGCCGGAGCTCGCGCGCATCGTCGCCTTCGGCGCGGAGGGCTGCGAGCTCGAGACGCTGATGGCGCAGCCGGGCTATGACCGCTTCGAGGCGGTGGACACCGCCAGCGACGATGTCTGCCTGATCGGCTTCACCTCGGGCACCACCGGCGAGCCCAAGGGCACGATGCATTTCCAGCGCGATCTGCTGGTGATCTGCGACACCTATGCCGCGAAGGTGCTGAAGGCCTCGCCCGAGGACCGCTTCATCGGCTCGGCGCCGCTCGCCTTCACCTTCGGGCTCGGCGGCATCGTGCTGTTCCCCTTTTGGATCGGCGCGGCGGCCGTGCTGCCCGACAGGACGGCGCCCGCCGACCTGCTCGACGCCATCGAGCGGCACAAGGCGAGCGTGATCTTCACCGCGCCGACGGCCTATCGCGCCGTGCTCGACAAGCTCGACGGGCGCGACATCTCATCTCTGCGCATCTGCGTCTCGGCCGGCGAGACCCTGCCCAAGCCCGTCTTCGACGCCTGGCTGGCCAAGACGGGCCTCAAACTGATGGACGGCATCGGCGCCACCGAGATGCTGCACATCTTCATCGCGGCGCCGCTGGAGGCCATCCGCCCGGGTTCGACCGGACTTCCGGTGCCGGGCTATGAGGCGAAGATCATCGATCCCGAGGGTCGCGACGTGCCTGACGGCACGCCGGGCCGGCTCGCCGTGCGCGGGCCGATCGGCTGCCGCTATCTCGCCGATGCGCGCCAGAAGGCTTACGTCCAGGACGGCTGGAATGTCACCGGCGACACCTATATCCGCGATGCGGACGGCTATTTCTGGTACCAGGCGCGTTCCGACGACATGATCGTCTCGTCCGGCTACAACATCGCCGGCCCGGAGGTGGAGGCCTGCCTGCTCGCCCATCCCGACGTGATGGAGTGTGGTGTGGTCGGCGCGCCCTGCCCCGAGCGCGGCCACATCGTGAAGGCCTATGTCGTGCTGCGCGAGGGCGTGGTCGGCGACGCGGCGATGCTCAAGACCTTGCAGGACCATGTGAAGGCCGCTATCGCGCCCTACAAATATCCCCGCGCCATCGACTTTGTCACGGCCCTGCCGAAGACCGCGAGCGGCAAGCTGCAGCGCTTCGCGCTGCGACAGATGGCGCAGGACGAAGCCTGA
- a CDS encoding RidA family protein, translated as MSSETLSRAILPEGWPLPRGYANGMVAEGRVLVTGGLVGWDENGVFARGFLPQLERTFLNIKAVVEAGGGRIEDIVRMTWYVTDIEAYRASLKELGPVYRGVLGRHFPAMAVVQVVSLVEPEALVEIEATAVIA; from the coding sequence ATGTCGAGTGAAACCCTGTCCCGCGCCATCCTGCCGGAAGGCTGGCCGCTGCCGCGCGGCTATGCCAACGGCATGGTCGCGGAAGGCCGCGTGCTGGTAACCGGCGGGCTTGTCGGCTGGGACGAGAACGGCGTCTTCGCCAGGGGATTCCTGCCGCAGCTCGAACGCACCTTCCTCAACATCAAGGCCGTGGTCGAAGCCGGTGGCGGGCGGATCGAGGACATCGTGCGGATGACCTGGTACGTCACCGACATCGAGGCCTATCGCGCCAGCCTGAAAGAGCTCGGGCCGGTCTATCGCGGCGTGCTCGGCCGCCACTTCCCGGCGATGGCGGTGGTGCAGGTGGTCTCGCTCGTCGAGCCCGAGGCGCTGGTCGAGATCGAGGCCACCGCCGTTATCGCCTGA
- a CDS encoding EF-hand domain-containing protein, with protein sequence MSSISGVSGGFRPPPPKPPSFESVDTDSSGGLSIDEFKAGAPKGADSSKSEELFKAIDSDSDGSVTKEEQDAFKTKAEQAQQQLQSFLFGLQAGGQSESSSDESEEESDIFAQLDANSDGSVAKDEFLSAFSSGTSSSSDLLSKLFDAIDSSSDGSISKDEQSSFQAALEQRGRPSGPPPGPPPSSASQAYGSTYQLGAANASGSTYSQAA encoded by the coding sequence ATGTCCAGCATCAGTGGCGTCAGCGGCGGGTTTCGCCCGCCTCCGCCCAAGCCTCCGAGCTTCGAGTCGGTCGATACCGACAGCAGCGGCGGGTTGAGCATCGATGAATTCAAGGCCGGGGCCCCGAAGGGCGCCGACAGCAGCAAGAGCGAAGAGCTTTTCAAGGCGATCGACAGCGACAGCGACGGGTCGGTCACCAAGGAGGAGCAGGACGCCTTCAAGACCAAGGCCGAGCAGGCCCAGCAGCAGCTCCAGTCCTTCCTGTTCGGGCTACAGGCCGGCGGGCAGAGTGAGAGCAGCAGCGACGAGAGCGAGGAGGAGAGCGACATCTTCGCCCAGCTCGACGCCAACTCCGACGGCAGCGTCGCCAAGGACGAGTTCCTCTCGGCCTTTTCCTCCGGCACGAGTTCGTCGAGCGACCTGCTGAGCAAGTTGTTCGACGCGATCGATTCGAGTTCGGACGGCTCGATCTCGAAGGACGAGCAGAGCTCCTTCCAGGCGGCGCTCGAACAGCGCGGCCGGCCGTCGGGTCCGCCGCCCGGCCCGCCGCCGAGCAGCGCCTCGCAGGCCTATGGCAGCACCTACCAGCTCGGCGCGGCAAACGCCTCCGGCTCCACCTATTCGCAGGCGGCCTGA
- a CDS encoding SDR family oxidoreductase: MDLGLHDKRALVLGASRGLGAAIARTLASEGASVIAAARNVAATDAWVSQCPEEVRSRIFAASLDLSDLASVESLMTVLRDAGGIDILIGNSGGPPPAEAREAGRDDWLKHFEAMAANLFHVAQGMLPGMVERGFGRIITIASSGVEQPIPRLALSNGIRSAVVGWSKTLAAEVASQGVTVNVVLPGRIHTERVDQLDQAAADRTGTTPEQAAKASRATIPAGRYGTPQEFADVVTFLASERASYVTGAKIRIDGGATRSI, translated from the coding sequence ATGGATCTCGGCCTTCACGACAAGCGCGCTCTGGTGCTGGGCGCGAGCCGGGGGCTGGGCGCCGCCATCGCCCGCACGCTCGCCAGCGAGGGCGCCTCTGTCATCGCCGCCGCCCGCAACGTCGCGGCGACCGATGCCTGGGTCAGCCAGTGCCCCGAGGAGGTGCGCAGCCGCATCTTCGCCGCCAGCCTCGACCTGTCGGATCTCGCCTCGGTCGAATCGCTGATGACCGTGCTGCGCGATGCCGGTGGCATCGACATCTTGATCGGCAATTCCGGTGGTCCGCCCCCGGCCGAGGCGCGCGAGGCCGGCCGCGACGACTGGCTCAAGCATTTCGAGGCGATGGCCGCCAATCTCTTCCATGTCGCGCAGGGCATGCTGCCGGGCATGGTCGAGCGCGGCTTCGGCCGCATCATCACCATCGCCTCCTCGGGCGTCGAGCAGCCGATTCCCCGGCTCGCGCTGTCGAACGGCATCCGCTCGGCGGTCGTCGGCTGGTCGAAGACGCTGGCGGCGGAGGTCGCCTCGCAGGGCGTGACGGTCAATGTCGTGCTGCCCGGCCGTATCCACACCGAGCGCGTCGACCAGCTTGACCAGGCCGCCGCCGATCGCACCGGCACCACGCCCGAGCAGGCCGCCAAGGCCTCGCGCGCGACCATTCCCGCCGGCCGCTACGGCACGCCGCAGGAATTCGCCGATGTCGTGACCTTCCTCGCCAGCGAGCGGGCGAGCTATGTCACCGGCGCCAAGATCCGCATCGACGGCGGCGCGACGCGCAGCATCTGA
- a CDS encoding ABC transporter ATP-binding protein — translation MSTPLVEIENLTVRFRGAQTVHAVNGVSLTLEPGKVLGILGESGSGKSVTLKTLLRLLPESRTDIGGGVRVDGRDVLALNPQDLADYRGAVTSMIFQDPALALDPVYTVGQQIAEAIIRHEKISAKAAMARALELLELVRIPSPERRLKAYPHEMSGGMRQRAMIALALAARPKLLLADEPTTALDATVQIQILLLLRQLQRDLGMGMLFVTHDIGVAVEVSDRLAVMYAGQIVETGTVRELLRDPQHPYTRGLLAANLHGAKKGERLEAIPGAPPALTEPPSACSFAPRCKHAQDRCRAALPPVVQLGEGRVVRCILAEQAMTAAA, via the coding sequence ATGAGCACGCCTCTCGTCGAGATCGAGAACCTGACGGTGCGCTTCCGCGGCGCCCAGACTGTCCACGCCGTCAACGGCGTCTCGCTGACCCTGGAGCCGGGCAAGGTTCTTGGCATCCTCGGCGAATCCGGCTCCGGCAAGAGCGTCACGCTGAAGACGCTGCTGCGCCTGCTGCCCGAGAGCCGCACCGATATCGGCGGCGGCGTCCGCGTCGACGGGCGAGACGTGCTGGCGCTGAACCCGCAGGATCTGGCGGATTATCGGGGCGCCGTGACCTCGATGATCTTCCAGGATCCCGCGCTCGCGCTCGACCCGGTCTACACCGTCGGTCAGCAGATCGCCGAGGCGATCATCCGGCATGAGAAGATCTCTGCGAAGGCGGCGATGGCGCGCGCGCTCGAACTGTTGGAGCTGGTCCGCATCCCGTCGCCGGAACGCCGGCTCAAGGCCTATCCGCATGAGATGTCGGGCGGCATGCGCCAGCGCGCCATGATCGCGCTCGCGCTCGCGGCCCGTCCGAAGCTCCTGCTCGCTGACGAGCCGACGACGGCGCTCGACGCCACCGTGCAGATCCAGATCCTGCTGCTCCTGCGCCAGCTCCAGCGCGACCTCGGCATGGGCATGCTCTTCGTCACCCACGACATCGGCGTGGCGGTCGAGGTCTCGGACCGGCTGGCGGTGATGTATGCCGGGCAGATCGTCGAGACCGGCACAGTGCGCGAGCTGCTGCGCGATCCGCAGCACCCCTACACCAGGGGGCTCCTCGCCGCGAACCTGCATGGCGCGAAGAAGGGCGAGCGGTTGGAAGCGATTCCGGGCGCCCCGCCGGCGCTGACCGAGCCGCCCTCGGCCTGCTCCTTCGCGCCGCGCTGCAAGCATGCGCAGGACCGCTGCCGCGCGGCGCTGCCGCCGGTCGTCCAGCTCGGCGAGGGCCGGGTGGTGCGCTGCATCCTGGCGGAACAGGCCATGACCGCGGCGGCGTGA
- a CDS encoding ABC transporter ATP-binding protein, which produces MAHDKVDATHHQTHPDRGGAGTPLLQAKTLTKHFPLGGGAVVRAVDGVDFAVMKGETLGVVGESGCGKSTTARVVMQLIPQDKGEMLFDGEIVGGQALTLKEYRRQAQMVFQDSYASLNPRLTIEDSIAFGPTVHGVSKANAILKARDLLQRVGLDPARFAARYPHELSGGQRQRVNIARALALGPRLVILDEAVSALDKSVEAQVLNLLADLREEFGLTYIFISHDLNVVRFISDRVMVMYLGEVVEIGPVEELYGDPRHPYTRALLSAMPSMDPDNRTMEAPLAGDPPNPINPPEGCRFHPRCPHAQTVCAKVKPVLATVGEGARQVACHMQVPGSGHSHAPGLEVAA; this is translated from the coding sequence ATGGCGCATGACAAGGTCGACGCGACCCATCACCAGACCCACCCCGACCGCGGTGGCGCCGGCACGCCGCTGCTGCAGGCGAAGACGCTGACCAAGCATTTCCCGCTCGGCGGCGGGGCCGTCGTGCGCGCCGTCGACGGCGTCGATTTCGCCGTGATGAAGGGCGAGACGCTCGGCGTCGTCGGCGAATCCGGCTGCGGCAAGTCGACGACGGCGCGCGTCGTCATGCAGCTCATCCCGCAGGACAAGGGCGAGATGCTGTTCGACGGCGAGATCGTGGGCGGCCAAGCCCTGACGCTGAAGGAATACCGCCGCCAGGCGCAGATGGTCTTCCAGGACTCTTACGCTTCGCTCAACCCACGCCTGACCATCGAGGATTCGATCGCCTTCGGGCCGACGGTGCACGGCGTCTCCAAGGCGAATGCGATCCTCAAGGCGCGCGACCTGCTCCAGCGCGTCGGGCTCGATCCCGCCCGCTTCGCCGCGCGCTACCCGCACGAGCTCTCCGGCGGCCAGCGCCAGCGCGTCAACATCGCGCGTGCGCTCGCGCTCGGCCCGCGGCTGGTGATCCTCGACGAGGCGGTGTCGGCGCTCGACAAATCGGTCGAGGCGCAGGTGCTCAACCTGCTCGCCGATCTGCGCGAGGAGTTCGGCCTGACCTACATCTTCATCAGCCATGACCTCAACGTCGTCCGCTTCATCAGCGACCGCGTCATGGTGATGTATCTTGGCGAGGTCGTGGAGATCGGCCCGGTCGAGGAGCTCTATGGCGATCCGCGCCACCCCTATACCCGCGCGCTGCTCTCGGCGATGCCGTCCATGGACCCCGACAACCGGACCATGGAAGCCCCGCTCGCGGGCGATCCGCCCAACCCGATCAACCCGCCCGAGGGCTGCCGCTTCCACCCGCGCTGCCCCCATGCACAGACCGTCTGCGCCAAGGTGAAGCCTGTTCTGGCGACGGTGGGCGAGGGCGCCCGCCAGGTCGCCTGTCACATGCAGGTGCCCGGCTCCGGCCACAGCCACGCCCCAGGCCTGGAGGTCGCGGCATGA
- a CDS encoding ABC transporter permease, whose amino-acid sequence MSAIAQGKAAVIVPPLAKSPGYWSGVWRRFKKDKVAVCAGLVVLAIILMAIFADYLAPADPTRSSMLRRLRPIGTQGYPLGADELGRDMLSRLIFGARLSLFMGVVPVFIAFIIGSVIGVAAGFFGGKFNTIVMRTVDVFYAFPSVLLAIALSGALGAGITNSLLSLTIVFIPPIARIAESVTTQVRSMDYVEAARASGANAITIIRVHVLGNVLGPIFVYATSLISVSMILASGLSFLGLGTKPPTPEWGLMLNTLRTAIYVQPWVAALPGAAIFITSISFNLLSDGLRSAMDVKG is encoded by the coding sequence ATGTCCGCCATCGCTCAAGGCAAGGCGGCCGTCATCGTGCCGCCCCTGGCGAAGTCGCCCGGCTACTGGTCGGGCGTCTGGCGCCGCTTCAAAAAGGACAAGGTCGCGGTCTGCGCCGGCCTCGTCGTGCTCGCGATCATCCTGATGGCGATCTTCGCCGATTACCTCGCCCCGGCCGACCCGACCCGCTCGTCGATGCTGCGGCGCCTGCGGCCCATCGGCACGCAGGGCTATCCGCTCGGCGCCGACGAACTTGGCCGCGACATGCTCTCGCGGCTCATTTTCGGCGCCCGGCTCTCGCTCTTCATGGGCGTTGTTCCGGTCTTCATCGCCTTCATCATCGGCTCGGTGATCGGCGTCGCCGCCGGCTTCTTCGGGGGCAAGTTCAACACCATCGTGATGCGCACGGTCGATGTGTTCTATGCCTTCCCCTCCGTGCTGCTGGCGATCGCGCTCTCGGGCGCGCTGGGGGCCGGCATCACCAATTCGCTGCTGTCGCTGACCATCGTCTTCATCCCGCCGATCGCGCGCATCGCCGAGAGCGTGACCACGCAGGTCCGCTCGATGGACTATGTCGAGGCGGCGCGCGCCAGCGGCGCCAACGCGATCACAATCATCCGCGTCCATGTGCTCGGCAACGTGCTCGGTCCGATCTTCGTCTATGCGACGAGCCTGATCTCGGTCTCGATGATCCTGGCGTCGGGCCTGTCCTTCCTCGGGCTCGGCACCAAGCCGCCAACGCCGGAATGGGGGCTGATGCTGAACACGCTGCGCACGGCGATCTATGTGCAGCCCTGGGTGGCGGCGCTGCCGGGCGCGGCGATCTTCATCACCTCGATCTCGTTCAACCTGCTTTCCGACGGTCTGCGCTCGGCGATGGACGTGAAGGGCTGA
- a CDS encoding ABC transporter permease, which translates to MLKYLAKRILYVLPVAFGVSLFCFLLVHIAPGDPLTSVLPPDASQAMQDELRKIYGFDRPLPVQFGLWLMKALQGDLGTSIATGRPVAAEVWRAVGNTLLIAGLATVIGFVFGCLFGFVAGYFRGSFLDKFASMLAVLGVSVPHYWLGMVMVIVFSVQLGWLPPGGAGPGGSAAWKWDWEHVSYMILPAITMSVIPMGIIARTVRALVADILNQEFVPALRAKGLLDFGVFRHVVKNAAPTALAVMGLQLGYLLGGSILIETVFSWPGTGFLLGNAIFQRDLPLLQGTILVLAMFFVGLNVLVDILQGLLDPRVRRR; encoded by the coding sequence ATGCTGAAATACCTCGCCAAGCGCATTCTCTACGTGCTGCCGGTCGCCTTTGGCGTCAGCCTGTTCTGCTTCCTGCTGGTGCATATCGCGCCGGGCGACCCGCTGACCTCGGTGCTGCCGCCCGACGCCTCCCAGGCGATGCAGGACGAGCTGCGCAAGATCTACGGCTTCGACCGGCCCTTGCCGGTGCAGTTCGGCCTTTGGCTGATGAAGGCGCTGCAGGGCGATCTCGGCACCTCGATCGCGACGGGGCGTCCCGTCGCGGCCGAGGTTTGGCGCGCGGTCGGCAACACGCTGCTGATCGCGGGGCTCGCGACGGTCATCGGCTTCGTCTTCGGCTGCCTCTTCGGCTTCGTCGCCGGCTATTTCCGCGGCTCCTTCCTCGACAAGTTCGCCTCCATGCTGGCGGTGCTCGGCGTTTCCGTGCCGCATTACTGGCTGGGCATGGTGATGGTGATCGTGTTCTCGGTGCAGCTCGGCTGGTTGCCGCCGGGCGGGGCGGGGCCTGGCGGCTCGGCGGCGTGGAAATGGGATTGGGAGCATGTCAGCTACATGATCCTGCCCGCCATCACGATGTCGGTGATCCCGATGGGCATCATCGCGCGCACCGTGCGCGCGCTGGTCGCCGACATCCTCAACCAGGAATTCGTGCCGGCGCTACGGGCCAAGGGCCTGCTCGATTTTGGCGTCTTCCGCCATGTCGTGAAGAATGCCGCGCCCACCGCGCTGGCCGTGATGGGCCTGCAGCTCGGCTATCTTCTGGGGGGATCGATCCTGATCGAGACAGTGTTCTCCTGGCCCGGCACCGGCTTCCTGCTCGGCAACGCCATCTTCCAGCGCGACCTGCCGCTGCTCCAGGGCACCATCCTCGTGCTGGCCATGTTCTTCGTCGGGCTGAACGTCCTCGTCGATATCCTGCAGGGTCTGCTCGACCCGCGCGTCCGGAGGCGCTGA
- a CDS encoding ABC transporter substrate-binding protein, translating into MIRTALALTLAAGVSFFAAPAHAQGTLRIGMTASDIPLTTGQTDQGGEGMRFMGYTVYDGLINWDLNKADKASDLTPGLASSWSVDATDKTKWTFVLREGVKFHDGSEFTADAVVWNLDKLLKNDAPQFDQRQAAQGRSRIPAVAAYKVIDKYKVEITTKAPDATLPYQIAWVMMSSPAQWEKLGKSWEAFAKTPSGTGPWQLTAFQPRERAELSPFPGYWDKARVPKLDKMVLLPLPEANARAAALRAGQVDWIEAPSPDLIPSLKTAGFQIITNAYPHNWTWHLSRAEGSPWNDIRVRKAANLAVDRQGLKELLGGLMIPAEGFYPPGHQWFGNPKFKLKLDQAEAKKLLAEAGFSPAKPVQTKILIAPSGSGQMQPLPMNEFVQQNLAEVGIKIDFEVVEWNTLINIWRAGANHESSRKATGMNYTYFIQDPFTGLIRHLQCNLQPPAGTNWGMYCDPEMDKLFDQVRNTFDATAQTAVLQKIHEKYVDEALFLMVTHDVNPRALSPKVKGFVQAQNWFQDFSPITMSK; encoded by the coding sequence ATGATCCGCACCGCCCTAGCCCTGACCCTCGCCGCCGGCGTCTCGTTCTTCGCGGCCCCGGCGCATGCCCAGGGCACGCTGCGGATCGGCATGACCGCCTCCGACATCCCGCTGACCACCGGCCAGACCGACCAGGGCGGCGAAGGCATGCGCTTCATGGGCTATACGGTCTATGACGGCCTCATCAACTGGGACCTCAACAAGGCCGACAAGGCCTCCGACCTGACGCCGGGCCTGGCCTCGAGCTGGTCGGTCGATGCGACCGACAAGACCAAGTGGACCTTCGTCCTGCGCGAGGGCGTCAAGTTCCACGACGGCTCGGAATTCACCGCCGATGCCGTGGTCTGGAACCTCGACAAGCTCCTGAAGAACGACGCGCCGCAGTTCGATCAGCGCCAGGCGGCGCAGGGCCGCTCGCGCATTCCCGCCGTCGCCGCCTACAAGGTGATCGACAAGTACAAGGTCGAGATCACCACCAAGGCGCCCGACGCCACGCTGCCCTACCAGATCGCCTGGGTGATGATGTCCTCGCCGGCGCAGTGGGAGAAGCTCGGCAAGAGCTGGGAGGCCTTCGCCAAGACCCCGTCCGGCACCGGTCCCTGGCAGCTCACCGCCTTCCAGCCGCGCGAGCGCGCCGAGCTCTCGCCCTTTCCGGGCTACTGGGACAAGGCGCGCGTGCCCAAGCTCGACAAGATGGTCCTGCTGCCGCTGCCGGAAGCCAATGCGCGCGCCGCCGCGCTGCGGGCCGGGCAGGTGGACTGGATCGAGGCGCCGTCGCCGGACCTGATCCCCTCGCTCAAAACCGCCGGCTTCCAGATCATCACCAACGCCTATCCGCACAACTGGACCTGGCACCTCTCGCGCGCCGAGGGCTCGCCCTGGAACGATATCCGCGTCCGCAAGGCCGCCAACCTCGCCGTCGACCGGCAGGGGCTGAAGGAGCTGCTCGGTGGCCTGATGATCCCGGCCGAGGGCTTCTATCCGCCCGGCCACCAGTGGTTCGGCAACCCCAAGTTCAAGCTCAAGCTCGACCAGGCCGAGGCCAAGAAGCTCCTCGCCGAGGCCGGCTTCTCGCCGGCCAAGCCGGTCCAGACCAAGATCCTGATCGCGCCGTCGGGCTCGGGCCAGATGCAGCCGCTGCCGATGAACGAGTTCGTCCAGCAGAACCTGGCCGAGGTCGGCATCAAGATCGACTTCGAGGTCGTCGAGTGGAACACGCTGATCAACATCTGGCGCGCCGGCGCCAACCATGAATCCTCGCGCAAGGCGACGGGGATGAACTACACCTACTTCATCCAGGACCCCTTCACGGGCCTGATCCGTCACCTGCAGTGCAATCTGCAGCCGCCGGCCGGCACGAACTGGGGCATGTATTGCGATCCGGAGATGGACAAGCTCTTCGACCAGGTCCGCAACACCTTCGACGCGACCGCTCAGACGGCGGTGCTGCAGAAGATCCACGAGAAATATGTCGACGAGGCCCTGTTCCTGATGGTGACGCACGACGTCAACCCGCGCGCGCTGAGCCCCAAGGTGAAGGGCTTCGTCCAGGCGCAGAACTGGTTCCAGGACTTCTCGCCGATCACCATGTCGAAGTGA
- a CDS encoding ABC transporter substrate-binding protein — protein sequence MSVSSFTRSALLGLGLSTALVTGALAQEKVLRIGMTAADIPRTHGQPDQGFEGNRFTGIPMYDALTHWDLSSADKASVVIPGLATEWAVDAADKTKWTFKLRPGVKFQDGSDFNAAAVVWNVDKVLNKEAAHFAPDQIGVTVSRMPTLKSARAIDPLTVELTTSEPDAFLPINLTNLFMASPAHWAAKLAAVPASVADPAERAKQAWAAFSADPSGTGPFKGVKLSPRERFEMVANKAYWDPKRVPKIDRVVLLPLPEANARTAALLSGQVDWIESPSPDAVPQIKQRGFTVYTNAQPHVWPWQLSFVEGSPWVDKRVRHAANLCVNREELKTLLGGLMEIPKGTVPPGHPWWGNPSFDIKYDLAAAKKLMTEAGYSAAKPAKVKVLTSASGSGQMQPLPMNEFMQQALKDYFFDVALEVGEWNAVFTNWREGAKHANARGANATNVTFAAMDPFFAMVRFTSTKTFPPVSNNWGYFGNDEFDKLIADARTSFDGTARDAALAKLHARIVEEAPFVWVAHDVGPRAMSAKVKGVVQPKSWFIDLAPMSMD from the coding sequence GTGTCCGTATCCAGCTTCACCCGCTCGGCCCTTCTCGGCCTCGGCCTTTCGACGGCGCTCGTCACCGGAGCGCTCGCCCAGGAGAAGGTCCTGCGCATCGGCATGACGGCAGCGGACATTCCGCGGACCCACGGCCAGCCCGACCAGGGCTTCGAGGGCAACCGCTTCACCGGTATCCCGATGTATGACGCGCTGACCCATTGGGATCTCTCCTCCGCCGACAAGGCGAGCGTCGTCATCCCCGGTCTCGCCACCGAATGGGCGGTCGACGCCGCCGACAAGACGAAATGGACCTTCAAGCTGCGTCCGGGCGTCAAGTTCCAGGACGGGTCCGACTTCAACGCCGCCGCCGTCGTCTGGAACGTCGACAAGGTCCTCAACAAGGAAGCGGCGCATTTCGCCCCGGACCAGATCGGCGTCACCGTCTCGCGCATGCCGACGTTGAAGAGCGCCCGCGCCATCGACCCGCTCACCGTCGAGCTGACCACGAGCGAGCCCGACGCCTTCCTGCCGATCAACCTGACCAACCTGTTCATGGCGTCCCCGGCCCATTGGGCCGCCAAGCTCGCCGCCGTCCCGGCTTCGGTCGCCGATCCGGCCGAGCGCGCCAAGCAGGCCTGGGCGGCCTTCTCGGCCGATCCGTCCGGCACCGGCCCGTTCAAGGGCGTGAAGCTCTCGCCGCGCGAGCGCTTCGAGATGGTCGCCAACAAGGCCTATTGGGACCCCAAGCGCGTGCCGAAGATCGACCGTGTCGTTCTGCTGCCGCTGCCGGAGGCCAATGCCCGCACCGCAGCCCTGCTCTCGGGCCAGGTCGACTGGATCGAGTCGCCTTCGCCAGACGCCGTGCCGCAGATCAAGCAGCGCGGCTTCACCGTCTACACCAACGCCCAGCCGCATGTCTGGCCCTGGCAGCTCTCCTTCGTCGAGGGCTCGCCCTGGGTCGACAAGCGCGTGCGCCACGCTGCCAATCTCTGCGTCAACCGCGAGGAACTGAAGACGCTGCTCGGCGGGCTGATGGAGATCCCCAAGGGCACCGTTCCCCCGGGCCATCCCTGGTGGGGCAACCCCAGCTTCGACATCAAGTACGATCTCGCCGCCGCCAAGAAGCTGATGACGGAAGCCGGCTATTCGGCCGCCAAGCCAGCGAAGGTGAAGGTGCTGACCTCGGCCTCGGGCTCGGGCCAGATGCAGCCGCTGCCGATGAACGAGTTCATGCAGCAGGCGCTGAAGGACTACTTCTTCGACGTCGCTCTCGAGGTCGGCGAGTGGAACGCCGTCTTCACCAACTGGCGCGAGGGCGCCAAGCACGCCAATGCGCGGGGCGCCAACGCCACGAACGTGACGTTCGCGGCGATGGACCCATTCTTCGCCATGGTGCGCTTCACCTCGACCAAGACCTTCCCGCCGGTCTCCAACAACTGGGGCTATTTCGGCAATGACGAGTTCGACAAGCTCATCGCCGACGCCCGCACCAGCTTCGACGGGACGGCGCGCGATGCGGCGCTCGCAAAGCTCCATGCCCGCATCGTCGAGGAAGCGCCCTTCGTCTGGGTGGCCCATGACGTCGGCCCGCGCGCAATGAGTGCGAAGGTCAAGGGCGTCGTCCAGCCGAAGAGCTGGTTCATCGACCTCGCTCCGATGTCGATGGACTGA